One Paenibacillus sp. J23TS9 DNA segment encodes these proteins:
- a CDS encoding ABC-three component system middle component 6 produces MQNIGEADMIINSDRKPMLSLYYLGSEVLKILFENNNEQIENIFELLKKSVGEDIHIDFYYYALDWLYILSIIKMENGRVSLCA; encoded by the coding sequence ATGCAAAATATTGGAGAAGCCGACATGATAATTAATTCTGATAGAAAACCGATGCTGTCTTTATACTATCTAGGTAGTGAGGTTCTTAAAATTTTGTTTGAGAATAACAATGAACAGATCGAGAATATTTTTGAGTTACTCAAAAAATCTGTAGGGGAAGACATACATATTGATTTTTATTACTATGCCTTAGATTGGTTGTATATTTTATCAATTATTAAAATGGAAAATGGGAGGGTATCTTTATGCGCATAG
- a CDS encoding TIR domain-containing protein, with the protein MYYQVLIEVTEKSGKTTSSRSIYELDKTNKESILSEIILPYLKKDDFQFDGYFLKTDSIVRIVVKTTQQSVRVHSQYENDNMEPGLIMYVSPEDIVNYDKYTRDITKEIFSEGRNLIDTGVVQDTITKEVTEVDKTKVFIVHGHDDLAKTEVARFIEKLGFDPIILHEQASSGKTIIEKIETYSNVGFGIVLYTPCDLGGQRNSKDFQPRARQNVVFEHGFLMGKIGRNNVCALVKDKVETPNDISGVVYIALDAHRAWHIAVAKELRNSGYTVDMNLVL; encoded by the coding sequence ATGTATTACCAAGTTCTAATAGAAGTGACAGAGAAGTCCGGTAAAACGACAAGTAGTAGAAGTATTTATGAATTAGATAAAACAAATAAAGAAAGCATATTAAGTGAAATAATTCTTCCATATTTAAAGAAAGATGATTTTCAATTTGACGGATATTTTCTGAAAACGGATAGTATAGTAAGAATTGTAGTAAAAACCACTCAGCAGTCAGTACGAGTACATTCGCAATACGAAAATGATAACATGGAACCTGGACTAATTATGTATGTCTCCCCCGAAGATATAGTTAACTATGATAAGTACACCCGAGATATTACTAAAGAAATATTTTCTGAAGGAAGAAACTTAATTGATACTGGAGTTGTTCAAGACACTATAACTAAAGAGGTAACGGAAGTGGATAAAACCAAAGTATTTATTGTACATGGACACGATGATTTGGCTAAAACAGAAGTTGCACGATTTATCGAAAAGCTCGGCTTTGACCCAATTATTCTCCATGAACAAGCTAGTTCCGGCAAAACCATAATAGAAAAAATTGAAACTTATTCAAATGTGGGATTCGGAATAGTTCTATATACACCATGTGATCTTGGTGGGCAACGCAATAGCAAAGATTTTCAACCACGTGCTAGACAAAATGTTGTGTTTGAGCATGGATTTTTAATGGGTAAAATCGGAAGAAACAATGTGTGTGCACTAGTTAAGGATAAAGTTGAAACTCCGAATGATATTTCAGGTGTTGTGTATATCGCTCTAGATGCGCACAGAGCATGGCATATTGCAGTAGCTAAGGAATTAAGAAATTCTGGTTATACTGTTGATATGAATCTTGTGTTATAA
- a CDS encoding DUF2326 domain-containing protein: MRIDRLTVKKTVPSIEIIRNVKFNPKGLSLIVDSTTDVSSESGNNVGKTTVIKIIDLCLGARSVRELYYDPDTRSENEEIKNFLLDYKVQAELILIDKDNKKVSIRRDLFPRGKRHIGNEPFTEDNFNSELKEIIFKSKEKHPSFRQLMSKFIRVSNTSSESMIKFLPGVITNDTYDAVYSYLFQILGNELVSKKNDLSTQLADCQKAIGMLEKHESISSISVLKQKKEIIEKDLLEYYAKRSKVSYIETYKEELDKKRNLTSKIIELEEQIQFLDFEINTINDSIKKLSGEKSNINISILGRIYKEAETYLPDLQKKFEDLVGFHNEMIQNRIDFIAQQLSAKQKQLEIHAGELDLLLEQKKKITVEILDEGLLDELNVLNKKIEELTLRKGEILQSLKLLEEQDRIKNDLISKIQEIEAKYDENEIDNKMKIFNNIFSSYCEKLYGEKYLLAYNNNWKSEKKFPIAVASFGGNVGTGKKKAVIVAFDLAYMKYAEEMRISAPQFVIHDKLENTHINQLKTIFELCQDINGQYIIPILRERIGKVEIKYVEEAKVLELSADDKFFKV, translated from the coding sequence ATGCGCATAGATAGGCTTACTGTAAAAAAAACAGTGCCCTCCATTGAAATTATACGCAATGTTAAGTTTAATCCAAAGGGACTAAGTCTTATTGTTGATAGCACTACCGATGTTTCAAGTGAAAGTGGCAATAACGTTGGAAAAACGACAGTTATAAAAATAATTGATCTTTGTTTAGGAGCGAGATCAGTACGTGAGCTGTATTATGATCCAGATACTAGAAGTGAAAATGAAGAGATAAAAAATTTTTTATTGGATTATAAGGTACAAGCTGAGCTAATTTTGATTGATAAAGATAATAAAAAGGTTTCTATTCGTCGAGATTTATTTCCGAGGGGTAAAAGGCACATTGGAAATGAACCTTTTACAGAAGATAATTTTAATTCTGAATTAAAAGAAATAATTTTTAAGTCTAAAGAAAAACACCCCTCTTTCAGACAACTTATGTCAAAGTTTATAAGAGTATCAAATACCTCATCTGAAAGCATGATAAAATTTTTACCTGGCGTAATAACAAATGATACATATGATGCGGTATACAGTTATCTATTTCAAATATTAGGAAATGAATTGGTAAGTAAAAAAAATGATCTTTCTACTCAATTAGCAGATTGTCAAAAAGCAATAGGTATGTTGGAAAAACATGAAAGTATTAGTTCAATTAGTGTTTTGAAGCAGAAGAAAGAAATTATTGAGAAGGATTTGCTTGAATATTACGCCAAAAGAAGTAAAGTGTCATACATTGAAACATATAAGGAAGAGTTGGATAAAAAAAGAAATTTAACTTCCAAAATTATTGAACTGGAGGAACAAATTCAGTTTTTGGATTTTGAAATAAATACAATAAATGATAGCATTAAAAAACTATCAGGTGAAAAAAGTAATATTAACATCTCAATACTAGGGAGAATTTATAAAGAAGCAGAGACTTACTTGCCTGATTTACAGAAAAAATTTGAAGATCTTGTGGGTTTTCATAATGAAATGATTCAGAATCGGATTGATTTTATTGCTCAACAACTTAGTGCAAAACAAAAACAGCTAGAAATTCATGCAGGAGAACTTGATCTTTTGCTTGAGCAAAAAAAGAAGATTACTGTTGAAATACTTGATGAAGGTTTATTGGATGAATTAAATGTATTAAACAAAAAAATTGAGGAACTCACTTTAAGGAAAGGAGAAATCCTTCAATCATTAAAGTTGCTTGAAGAACAAGATCGTATTAAAAATGATTTGATTTCAAAGATTCAAGAGATTGAAGCTAAATACGACGAAAATGAAATAGATAATAAAATGAAAATTTTCAATAATATTTTTTCGTCATATTGCGAAAAGCTATACGGAGAAAAATATTTACTAGCATATAATAATAATTGGAAATCGGAAAAAAAATTCCCTATAGCAGTTGCTTCTTTTGGTGGGAATGTTGGAACAGGGAAAAAGAAAGCTGTCATAGTTGCTTTTGATTTAGCTTACATGAAGTATGCTGAAGAGATGCGTATATCTGCTCCACAATTCGTTATACATGATAAGTTAGAAAATACCCATATTAATCAACTAAAAACTATATTTGAACTATGTCAGGATATTAATGGACAATATATAATTCCAATTTTAAGAGAACGAATCGGTAAAGTCGAAATTAAATATGTTGAAGAAGCAAAAGTTCTCGAATTAAGTGCGGATGATAAATTCTTTAAAGTATAG
- a CDS encoding PTS lactose/cellobiose transporter subunit IIA — translation MEKITLEELATISMNVIMHAGTARDYVFQAVDKASAGAFDEADQLMNEANKEIVIAHKAQTKTLQKEADGVEFPFSPLFAHAQDTMMTVKSEMNIMREMIKLYKRL, via the coding sequence ATGGAAAAAATCACACTTGAGGAACTCGCCACCATATCCATGAATGTGATTATGCATGCCGGTACCGCTCGCGATTATGTTTTTCAAGCGGTAGACAAAGCATCGGCAGGGGCGTTTGACGAAGCAGATCAGCTGATGAATGAAGCAAACAAAGAAATCGTCATTGCTCATAAAGCTCAAACCAAGACGCTGCAAAAAGAAGCGGACGGTGTTGAATTTCCGTTCTCACCCTTATTCGCCCATGCCCAAGATACGATGATGACTGTGAAATCAGAAATGAACATCATGCGGGAAATGATCAAGTTATACAAGAGACTCTAA
- the ptsP gene encoding phosphoenolpyruvate--protein phosphotransferase, giving the protein MLNIKGIAAAGGYAIAKALVLENTELSVEKRTVQDGDMEVTRFREALALSIADVEKLKQRTLEQLGVEKAEIFEAHLLVLNDPELLGPIEDKIQKEGINAEYALHEISAGFISMFENMKSPYLRERASDMKDVSKRILSHLLNAKVLDLAAIHEEVILVAEDLTPSETAQFNRNFVKGFATNVGGRTSHSAIMARSLEIPAVVGTKEVLEQVKDGDLLILDGMKGTVLLNPDDTTVAEYRLKQEQYEAQRAEWAKLRHVPTVTKDGKHVELAANIGTPADVANVLLNGGEAVGLFRTEFLYMGRDSMPSEKEQFTAYRAVLERMEGKPVVVRTLDIGGDKELPYLELPKEMNPFLGFRAIRLCLERQDIFRTQLRALLRASVYGNLRIMFPMIATLDEFRQAKTILLEEKTKLTAEGIPVSGEIQLGIMVEIPSTAVLSDLFAKEVDFFSIGTNDLIQYTMASDRMNERVSYLYQPYNPSILRLVKMVIDAAHAEGKWVGMCGEMAGDATAIPLLVGLGLDEFSMSASSILPARSQISKLSAEEMRMLAAKALGCGTAEEVVTLVRRVDI; this is encoded by the coding sequence ATGCTTAACATCAAGGGAATAGCAGCGGCAGGAGGCTATGCCATCGCCAAAGCGTTGGTACTTGAAAATACGGAGCTTAGCGTAGAGAAGCGTACCGTTCAAGATGGAGATATGGAGGTAACCAGATTCCGGGAGGCTCTGGCTCTGTCCATCGCAGACGTGGAGAAGCTGAAGCAGCGCACGCTGGAGCAGCTTGGAGTTGAGAAGGCGGAGATTTTTGAAGCTCACCTGTTGGTGCTGAACGATCCGGAGCTGCTGGGTCCGATCGAAGACAAAATCCAAAAGGAAGGCATCAACGCTGAATACGCCTTGCATGAAATATCCGCTGGATTCATCTCCATGTTTGAAAATATGAAGAGCCCTTACCTGCGGGAACGAGCATCAGACATGAAGGACGTGTCGAAGCGGATACTTTCCCATCTCCTCAACGCCAAAGTATTGGATCTGGCAGCGATCCATGAGGAGGTCATTCTAGTCGCCGAGGATTTGACACCTTCGGAAACAGCACAGTTTAATCGTAACTTTGTCAAAGGCTTCGCCACGAACGTCGGCGGCAGAACCTCCCATTCAGCCATCATGGCCCGTTCACTGGAGATTCCGGCTGTTGTAGGCACGAAGGAAGTTCTGGAGCAGGTGAAGGACGGGGATCTGCTCATTTTGGACGGAATGAAGGGGACCGTACTGCTGAATCCTGATGACACAACCGTGGCTGAATATCGCCTCAAACAAGAGCAGTATGAAGCCCAAAGGGCAGAATGGGCTAAGCTTCGGCATGTGCCTACCGTTACGAAGGACGGGAAACACGTCGAGCTGGCGGCTAATATTGGAACCCCTGCGGACGTGGCAAACGTTCTGTTGAACGGAGGAGAAGCCGTAGGGTTGTTTAGGACGGAATTTCTGTATATGGGCCGGGACAGCATGCCTTCGGAGAAGGAACAGTTTACGGCCTACAGGGCTGTCCTCGAGCGGATGGAGGGCAAACCCGTCGTTGTTCGTACCCTGGATATTGGCGGAGATAAGGAGCTACCGTATTTGGAACTGCCGAAGGAAATGAACCCGTTCCTGGGCTTCCGTGCCATCCGCCTCTGTCTGGAGCGTCAGGACATCTTCCGTACGCAGCTGCGCGCACTCCTTCGAGCCAGTGTCTACGGCAACCTTCGGATCATGTTTCCGATGATCGCTACGCTCGACGAATTCCGTCAAGCCAAGACGATTCTGTTGGAGGAGAAAACGAAGCTTACGGCCGAGGGTATTCCGGTTTCCGGCGAGATCCAGCTGGGCATCATGGTGGAAATCCCGTCTACCGCGGTTTTATCAGACCTTTTCGCCAAGGAAGTAGACTTCTTCAGCATCGGGACTAACGATCTGATTCAATATACGATGGCCTCGGACCGCATGAACGAGCGAGTCTCCTATCTGTACCAGCCGTATAACCCGTCCATCCTTCGTCTTGTGAAAATGGTCATCGACGCTGCACATGCGGAGGGCAAATGGGTGGGCATGTGCGGCGAGATGGCCGGGGATGCCACCGCGATCCCGCTGCTTGTCGGTTTGGGGCTGGACGAGTTCAGCATGAGCGCCAGTTCCATTCTTCCGGCTCGCAGCCAAATCTCCAAGCTGTCAGCGGAAGAGATGCGCATGCTCGCAGCGAAAGCGTTAGGCTGCGGCACGGCGGAAGAAGTGGTCACACTCGTTCGACGAGTGGATATATAA
- a CDS encoding HPr family phosphocarrier protein yields MQKTYKITNEDGIHARPATALVNTASKFKSEVFAEANNRKVTMKSILGVLSFGLEPGDLVTFIAEGEDASDVLEALDEIFAKESIGIAHA; encoded by the coding sequence ATGCAAAAAACCTATAAAATCACCAATGAAGACGGTATTCACGCACGCCCGGCTACAGCACTGGTAAACACCGCAAGCAAGTTCAAATCAGAGGTATTCGCAGAAGCAAACAACCGCAAAGTTACGATGAAATCCATCCTTGGTGTTCTTTCCTTCGGTTTGGAACCCGGAGATCTTGTCACTTTCATTGCGGAAGGAGAAGATGCGTCCGATGTGCTTGAGGCACTCGACGAAATTTTCGCCAAGGAAAGCATAGGAATCGCTCATGCTTAA
- a CDS encoding DUF4358 domain-containing protein has protein sequence MMLTGKKIKYLFVLSAVMILCDILIGCSGKNEDTKDVPVHKIEERIKQVASMEDMEKGDMNRLKKLYHLDADEVQDFVLYTAESNVEANELAVIKVKQENQAESVKEKIMKRIEAQEVKLKDYRPEQFYLVEKHVLKVKGRYILFTVSKDAEKIESAFDKAFK, from the coding sequence ATGATGCTTACTGGAAAGAAGATTAAATACTTGTTTGTCCTGTCTGCCGTCATGATCTTATGTGATATTTTGATCGGGTGTTCTGGCAAGAACGAAGACACCAAGGACGTTCCTGTCCATAAAATTGAGGAACGCATCAAGCAAGTGGCTTCTATGGAAGATATGGAAAAAGGGGATATGAACAGGCTTAAGAAGCTGTATCATCTCGATGCAGATGAAGTTCAGGATTTTGTGCTGTATACGGCAGAATCGAACGTGGAAGCAAATGAACTGGCCGTGATCAAAGTGAAACAAGAGAATCAAGCGGAAAGCGTTAAGGAAAAAATCATGAAAAGAATCGAGGCTCAAGAGGTCAAGTTGAAAGACTACCGTCCCGAGCAATTTTACCTCGTCGAAAAGCATGTATTAAAGGTCAAAGGTCGATATATTTTGTTTACGGTCTCCAAGGATGCCGAGAAAATCGAAAGTGCGTTTGACAAAGCCTTTAAATAA
- a CDS encoding PTS sugar transporter subunit IIB, with the protein MTKKVLLVCGAGASSGFMAAAARKAVKKTGEDIEFKAKSEAELAENLNSVDLLLVAPHLKYMIEDVKDVCEAAGVKYGIIPQKVYGSLDGQGLVNVAKDFLEGDK; encoded by the coding sequence ATGACAAAAAAAGTGTTGTTGGTGTGTGGAGCAGGAGCATCATCCGGTTTTATGGCGGCGGCTGCGCGGAAGGCCGTGAAAAAAACAGGTGAAGATATAGAGTTTAAAGCGAAGAGCGAGGCTGAACTTGCAGAGAATTTAAACAGTGTTGATTTGCTGCTCGTAGCACCGCATTTGAAGTACATGATAGAAGACGTTAAAGACGTATGTGAAGCAGCAGGCGTTAAATATGGCATTATCCCGCAAAAAGTATACGGTTCTTTGGATGGTCAAGGATTGGTAAATGTCGCTAAGGATTTTTTGGAGGGAGATAAATAA
- a CDS encoding glycoside hydrolase family 1 protein, with the protein MRKNNYPAFPKDFLWGGAIAASQADGAYTEDGKLPNSSDVQPYLKGLSNMEIQQLEMQGMTLEQVKNNLVDTAHYFPKRFGIDFYHTFESDLELLAEMGFTTFRTSIDWSRVFPKGDEKEPNEAALMHYDKMINKMKSLGIEPIITMLHYETPIHITLEYGGWKNKAVIDMFERYGNVLLDRFGDRVKYWIVINQINMIQIEPFLSLGICSDQYDSTEEALYQAVHNQMVASAKIQKHAKTLSYDLQIGTMVADGTVYPNSCKPDDVVLAMQHNRMQYLFTDVQLLGEYPKFALNYFRENHYDLQMTEEELQLLKENTMDHLAISYYFSQMVNSAKNVNKPDSTSVNPHLEANPWGWNVDPQGLYNALSQYWDRYQKPIIIAENGFGMYDKLEDGSVHDDYRISYLGSHIEQVGRAIYDGADVIAYCAWGPIDIISCSSQQMSKRYGFIYVDLDDEGNGTGERIRKDSFYWYKQVIASNGSEV; encoded by the coding sequence ATGCGTAAAAATAACTATCCGGCTTTTCCAAAAGACTTTTTATGGGGAGGGGCCATTGCGGCCAGCCAAGCAGATGGTGCATACACGGAAGATGGCAAGCTGCCCAATTCATCCGATGTTCAGCCCTACCTAAAAGGTTTATCCAATATGGAAATTCAGCAGTTGGAGATGCAGGGGATGACGTTGGAACAGGTGAAAAATAACCTGGTGGATACGGCACACTACTTTCCAAAACGCTTCGGCATTGATTTCTATCACACGTTTGAAAGCGATTTAGAGCTGCTTGCGGAAATGGGCTTTACAACATTTAGAACTTCCATTGATTGGTCGAGAGTGTTCCCTAAGGGGGATGAGAAGGAGCCTAACGAGGCAGCCTTAATGCATTATGACAAGATGATCAATAAAATGAAATCGCTCGGCATTGAGCCCATCATCACCATGCTGCATTATGAGACTCCAATACACATCACATTGGAATATGGCGGATGGAAAAATAAAGCTGTGATCGATATGTTTGAACGTTACGGCAACGTGCTGCTGGACCGTTTTGGAGATCGGGTGAAGTATTGGATCGTCATTAATCAAATCAATATGATACAAATCGAACCGTTTTTATCTCTCGGCATATGCAGCGATCAATATGATTCGACGGAAGAAGCGTTATATCAAGCCGTTCATAATCAAATGGTGGCCTCGGCTAAAATTCAAAAGCATGCCAAAACACTGAGTTATGATCTGCAGATTGGGACGATGGTTGCTGACGGCACGGTGTATCCTAATTCCTGCAAGCCCGATGATGTAGTGCTCGCGATGCAGCATAATCGTATGCAGTACCTTTTTACAGATGTTCAACTTCTGGGGGAGTATCCGAAATTTGCGCTGAATTACTTCCGGGAAAATCATTATGATTTGCAGATGACGGAAGAGGAATTGCAGCTGTTGAAAGAGAATACCATGGATCACTTGGCGATTTCATACTACTTCTCGCAAATGGTGAATTCCGCAAAAAATGTGAATAAACCCGATTCTACCAGTGTAAACCCCCATTTAGAAGCGAATCCATGGGGCTGGAATGTTGACCCGCAAGGATTATATAATGCACTCTCCCAATATTGGGATCGCTATCAAAAGCCGATTATCATAGCTGAAAATGGATTCGGGATGTATGACAAGCTTGAAGACGGCTCCGTTCATGATGATTATCGGATATCCTATCTGGGAAGTCATATTGAGCAGGTAGGACGTGCCATTTATGATGGCGCTGACGTCATTGCCTATTGTGCCTGGGGACCCATCGATATTATTAGTTGTTCTTCGCAGCAAATGTCCAAGCGGTACGGTTTTATATACGTCGATCTCGATGATGAAGGCAATGGAACCGGAGAACGTATCCGAAAAGATAGTTTTTATTGGTATAAGCAGGTTATTGCCTCCAACGGGTCAGAAGTTTAA
- a CDS encoding PTS sugar transporter subunit IIC, with translation MFDKLMSWMTDVFAPKVNKIAKNPWVTSVQSAILTAMPMIFIGSFATILSIVKDYWKGFPDLSLLSTFSFGLFSLFLAYLIPEAVMNNKGHKGISKQAGLAGLAFFLILVFPSITAEGRISFDLNTFGTAGMIAALIAGLFVGMIMNMFSKWKIIGEDSPIPDFVATWFNTLIPITLILLIGWLFTFELNINLYDVVNSIFSPLIHLGQGFWGFVLINFLGFAFLYTFGISSWVLYPVSSAIALPAIAANQASFEAGRAVTSIFTNEAGALFLIGGGGATMALVIMLSFMAKSQRLKMIGKASLIPAIFNINEPVVFGAPIAFNPILMIPMWINGIVGPVLTWLVMKIGFVPIPHKPFQLWYLPTVIQSWIITESVRGILFVVILFVISWLIYYPFFKIYDKQAVKQDMELLEEE, from the coding sequence ATGTTCGATAAGTTGATGTCTTGGATGACCGATGTTTTTGCGCCAAAGGTAAATAAGATTGCAAAGAATCCTTGGGTCACTTCCGTCCAAAGCGCCATTCTAACGGCGATGCCGATGATTTTCATCGGCTCGTTCGCAACGATATTGTCTATTGTTAAAGATTATTGGAAGGGCTTTCCGGACCTTTCGCTGCTTAGCACATTCTCATTCGGACTATTCTCACTGTTTCTTGCGTACCTGATTCCGGAAGCTGTCATGAACAATAAGGGGCACAAAGGCATTTCCAAACAAGCCGGTCTTGCCGGATTAGCATTCTTTCTCATCCTGGTCTTTCCTTCGATTACCGCGGAAGGCCGGATCAGCTTTGATCTCAACACGTTCGGTACAGCTGGCATGATTGCCGCTCTGATTGCGGGGCTGTTTGTAGGTATGATCATGAACATGTTCTCTAAATGGAAAATTATTGGTGAAGACTCTCCGATTCCGGATTTTGTTGCAACGTGGTTCAATACGCTCATTCCCATTACTTTAATATTGTTAATCGGCTGGCTATTCACATTTGAATTAAATATCAATTTGTACGATGTGGTCAATTCCATCTTTTCGCCGCTCATTCATTTGGGGCAAGGTTTCTGGGGATTTGTACTTATCAACTTCCTGGGTTTCGCATTCTTATATACGTTCGGGATTTCGAGTTGGGTATTGTATCCGGTCTCGAGTGCCATTGCATTACCTGCTATTGCCGCGAATCAGGCCAGCTTTGAGGCAGGCAGGGCGGTTACCAGCATTTTCACGAATGAAGCGGGAGCGCTGTTCTTGATCGGTGGCGGCGGTGCGACGATGGCTCTGGTCATCATGCTTTCATTTATGGCTAAATCACAGCGGTTAAAAATGATAGGCAAAGCTTCCCTGATCCCGGCTATTTTCAATATTAATGAACCGGTTGTGTTTGGTGCACCGATTGCTTTCAATCCCATTTTGATGATTCCGATGTGGATCAATGGGATCGTAGGGCCGGTGTTAACCTGGCTTGTCATGAAAATCGGGTTTGTTCCGATTCCGCATAAGCCATTTCAGCTCTGGTACTTGCCTACGGTGATCCAAAGCTGGATTATAACGGAATCCGTTCGTGGCATATTGTTTGTTGTTATTTTGTTTGTTATCAGTTGGCTCATTTATTATCCATTTTTCAAGATCTATGATAAGCAGGCGGTCAAACAAGATATGGAACTGTTAGAGGAGGAATAA
- a CDS encoding transcription antiterminator, whose product MKSAKLTAFLNYLEAQNDWVTAAALANYFKVSTRTIRNYVSTINDETPIIASNSNGYKLMMQEKRNVTASLQTQDTPSKRMNMMLKELIVNTEGLDIFDLSEKIFVSTSTIESDIMSANHLILPFHMKVKRRGNMLILEGEESEKRKLMSHIITQEASPQFLSTVSVQEIFEEYDIVLLKSIVTSILERYNLLINEYTINSILLHLVITMDRIRNNQSIEHKLHARSVKSNLEMNAAIDIADRIGAEYGIVFNEAERYYLMLLLSSKTTLLNYQSLTPETLPNFVDKHYMDLVYTLLEKVKESYFIDLSEDEFIVKFTLHIRNLIFRARNKQWSRNPLTYSFKDTYPLIHEISVFISNELQKLENISIVEDEIAFISFHIGSFFERKKELETKILCAVVCPNYYGMQLNLVQKIETKFKDVIEIMQVASEIDHLHHTNKIEFIISTLPTKSLHIPTIFVHPFITTEDFEQIQKLIVKLSERKNILNVKNYLEMFFDEDLFLRNIYLNSAEDYIKFMSQKLLEKHYVKEDYCESVLERERMSSTAFNNNVAVPHSITMDANRTGACIIINEKPVRWGEEKVQIITMIAINKTERQLFSHIFESFINILSEWENIKELTKAKNYQDFLNQITLLMDEI is encoded by the coding sequence GTGAAAAGTGCTAAATTAACAGCTTTTCTTAACTACCTGGAAGCACAAAATGACTGGGTCACTGCTGCCGCCTTAGCCAATTATTTTAAAGTGTCTACCAGAACGATTCGCAATTATGTAAGCACGATCAACGATGAAACACCCATCATTGCATCCAATTCAAATGGATATAAATTAATGATGCAGGAGAAACGAAATGTGACCGCTTCCCTGCAAACTCAAGATACGCCGTCCAAACGAATGAACATGATGCTGAAGGAGCTCATTGTAAACACGGAAGGGCTCGACATTTTTGATTTGAGCGAAAAGATCTTTGTCAGCACATCCACAATTGAAAGCGATATTATGAGCGCCAATCATCTCATTCTTCCATTTCATATGAAAGTGAAGCGCAGAGGCAATATGCTGATTTTGGAGGGAGAGGAATCGGAAAAGCGCAAGCTCATGAGCCACATCATCACCCAGGAGGCCTCGCCGCAATTTTTAAGTACGGTTAGCGTCCAGGAGATTTTCGAGGAGTATGACATCGTTCTATTAAAGAGTATCGTTACGAGTATTCTGGAGAGGTATAATCTTCTAATCAATGAATACACGATTAACAGCATCCTCTTACACTTGGTCATTACCATGGACCGGATCAGAAACAACCAATCGATTGAACACAAGCTTCATGCAAGAAGCGTGAAAAGCAATCTGGAGATGAACGCGGCAATCGATATTGCGGACAGGATCGGTGCCGAGTACGGAATCGTTTTTAATGAAGCTGAAAGATATTATTTAATGCTTCTGCTTTCGAGCAAAACGACATTGTTAAACTATCAGAGCCTCACTCCCGAGACGCTGCCCAATTTTGTGGACAAGCACTACATGGATCTGGTTTATACGCTGCTGGAAAAAGTGAAAGAATCTTATTTTATCGACCTTTCCGAAGATGAGTTTATCGTTAAATTCACGCTTCATATCCGAAATTTGATATTCAGGGCGAGAAACAAGCAGTGGTCAAGAAATCCGTTAACTTACAGTTTTAAAGATACCTACCCGTTAATCCATGAAATATCCGTCTTCATCTCCAATGAATTGCAGAAATTGGAGAATATTTCGATTGTTGAAGATGAGATCGCGTTTATTTCTTTTCATATCGGCTCCTTTTTTGAGCGAAAAAAAGAACTTGAGACCAAAATTTTATGTGCTGTCGTATGCCCGAATTACTATGGTATGCAATTGAATCTCGTTCAAAAAATCGAAACGAAGTTCAAAGATGTCATCGAGATTATGCAAGTCGCTTCGGAAATTGATCATTTGCATCATACCAACAAAATCGAATTTATCATTTCGACGCTTCCTACGAAATCGCTGCACATTCCAACGATATTTGTCCATCCGTTTATAACGACAGAAGATTTCGAGCAAATCCAGAAACTGATAGTTAAATTAAGCGAGCGGAAGAATATTTTAAACGTGAAAAATTATCTTGAGATGTTTTTTGACGAGGATTTGTTCCTGAGAAACATTTATTTAAATAGCGCTGAAGACTATATTAAGTTTATGTCCCAAAAGCTTTTGGAAAAGCACTACGTAAAAGAAGATTATTGCGAGTCTGTATTGGAACGGGAGAGAATGTCTTCGACAGCCTTTAACAACAACGTGGCCGTGCCTCACTCCATCACGATGGATGCCAATCGAACGGGGGCATGCATCATTATCAACGAAAAGCCCGTCAGATGGGGAGAAGAAAAGGTTCAAATTATCACCATGATTGCAATCAATAAAACGGAAAGACAGCTATTTAGCCATATCTTTGAAAGCTTTATTAACATTCTTTCGGAATGGGAAAATATAAAGGAATTAACCAAAGCAAAGAATTATCAAGACTTTCTAAATCAAATTACGCTTCTCATGGATGAGATATAA